The DNA sequence GGTAAGCAGTAGCGTGAGAGGCAATTTATTCCACATGCGAAGTTACATCGTCCGATGTCGCGGCCCTGTCAACCTCGTTTTGCCCGATCAGCGCAACAGATTGCCCGGATTTCCGCATGCGGGCCCGTGCATAGGCGGCAATCGCGATATAGACGCCGATCGCGGCGGCCGCCGCGCCGATGGCTGCCAGAGGATTGCCCTTCAGGGCCGCGAACAGGCTCTGCCCGGCAAAGGCAATGAGCGCGATCTTCGGAATGATCCCGACTCCCATACCGGCCCAGTAGTGCAGGAATTTCGCGTGGCTCACCCCGAAGGCCATGTTCACGAGAAGGGCAGGGCCGGCTGGAACGTTGCGAACAATGGCACTGGTCATCATGGCATTGCGCCCGACAAAGCCGGACAGCTTGTTGGCCGTTTCGCCGGCATAGCGCCGGAATGTCTTCTCGCCGGCAAGCCGGCCCGCATAGAACGTGGCAGCGCCCGATGCCATGTTCGCGATCCAGCCGAATAGGGCGCCCAGCCACGGTCCGAAGGCTGCAACCGAGATCGCCAGAAGCGCAAATTGCGGAATGCCGATGAAGGCACCGATGACGAACAGCAGGATCAGTGCCGGAAGCGCCCACGGGCTGGACGCAATGTCCTGCATGACAGTCTGAACCGCTTCCAGATCGGTCAGATTGGTCGTCTTGCCGATGAGGAACAGCACCAGGATCACCGCCAGGGCGATGCCGCCGATGATCGCGCCGCGCCGGGCATTCGCATCGAGGATCTTTTTCGGGGCGGGCTGGGTGTCCATAAGCGGCCTTTCGGGGTCCCGGCGATTTACGGCAATCCGGTGCCTGCGGCAAAGTGAAATTCAGCAACGCTTGATCGATCCCGGCCCCCCGGATACGAAGTCCGCCGATTGAGAACTGCCGGAAGGATCCTCGCCCATGACAGACCTGTCCCCTCGCCATGACTGGACCCGGGAGGAAATTGCCAGCCTCTACACACTCCCGCTCGACACACTCATGGCGCAGGCCCTGACGGTGAAGCAGGCCAACTGGCCGGACGGCAAGGTCCAGAAATCCCAATTGCTGTCCATCAAGACGGGCGGCTGCGCGGAAGACTGCGGCTATTGCAGTCAGTCGGCCCATTTCGATACCGGTCTTGATGCTTCGAAACTGATGCCGCTGGACGAGGTGGTAACCGCCGCGCGCCGCGCAAAGGACAATGGCGCAGACCGGTTCTGCATGGGCGCGGCCTGGCGCAGCCTGAAGGATCGCGACGTCCCGAAGGTCGCGGCGATGATCGAAGCTGTGAAGGCCGAAGGGCTCGAAACCTGTGTGACGCTCGGCATGCTGGAACCGGGGCAGGCCGAAACGCTGAAGGCTGCAGGTCTGGACTACTACAATCACAACCTCGATACCTCGCCGGAATACTACGGCCAGGTCGTTTCGACGCGCACCTATGATGACCGGCTGGAAACGCTGGGTCGGGCGCGCACGGCCGGCCTGAAACTGTGCTGCGGCGGCATTCTTGGCATGGGGGAAAGCCGCGAGGATCGGATCGGACTCATTCACGA is a window from the Hyphomonas sp. genome containing:
- a CDS encoding VTT domain-containing protein; this translates as MDTQPAPKKILDANARRGAIIGGIALAVILVLFLIGKTTNLTDLEAVQTVMQDIASSPWALPALILLFVIGAFIGIPQFALLAISVAAFGPWLGALFGWIANMASGAATFYAGRLAGEKTFRRYAGETANKLSGFVGRNAMMTSAIVRNVPAGPALLVNMAFGVSHAKFLHYWAGMGVGIIPKIALIAFAGQSLFAALKGNPLAAIGAAAAAIGVYIAIAAYARARMRKSGQSVALIGQNEVDRAATSDDVTSHVE
- the bioB gene encoding biotin synthase BioB, whose protein sequence is MTDLSPRHDWTREEIASLYTLPLDTLMAQALTVKQANWPDGKVQKSQLLSIKTGGCAEDCGYCSQSAHFDTGLDASKLMPLDEVVTAARRAKDNGADRFCMGAAWRSLKDRDVPKVAAMIEAVKAEGLETCVTLGMLEPGQAETLKAAGLDYYNHNLDTSPEYYGQVVSTRTYDDRLETLGRARTAGLKLCCGGILGMGESREDRIGLIHELSRLTPHPESVPVNMLVPIAGTPLGESPAISVIEMARAIAVCRIVFPQSWVRLSAGREGMTEEGQALCLLAGANSIFVGDRLLTTDNPEIDEDDALMGQMGLEAAGREEMEAPARRTTLIGG